The nucleotide sequence GTTGATGGATTCAAGAAAGGTGATTCAGTCTATACGGCTTCTTTTCTGAATGCGAACGGAGGGACCTACGCTGAATATGCGGCAGTGGGTGCGCAGTATGTTTCCCTCATCCCAAAATCGCTTGGGATGAGGGAAGCAAGTGCGATTTTAGGGGTTGGCTTAACAGCGCTTAGAGGTTTAGAAGATGTCCTGAACCTTCAAAAGGGCGGAACAATTTTGATCCTGGGTGCCAGCGGTGGAGTCGGCCACATGGCGGTGCAGCTTGCAAAAATGATGGGAGCAGAGGTAATTGCGGTTGCTTCGAGCGATGATGGCGTAAACTTGGTTCAGCAATTGGGAATTGAAAAAGTAGTAAATGGCCGCAGTGCAAATGCTTTGGAGCAAATAAAAGCACTTGTACCGAATGGAATCGATAATGCCTTATTTACTGCGGGAGGGAAACTGGCACAGGATCTTCTGGAACTTGTAAGGAATGAAGGGTGTGTAGCCTATCCGAATGGTGTCCAACTGGACGTCAATACTGCTGCAAATTTAAAAGTTAGCTCCTATAACGGCGAGCCGGAAGGAGAAATCATCGCCCGTTTAAATCACTATATTGAATCAAAAGCATTAACGGTACACATTGCGAAAGAGTTTCAACTGGAAGAAATCCAAGCAGCCCATGAAGCTCTTGCAGACCATTATTCAGGAAAGCTGATAGTGGGGATAGACCATGAATGAGTGAATGAGTGAATAAACAAACAATGAATAGGCGAGTGTTAACTTATTCAGTTGGAGTTAACGCTGCTTTAAGCATTTCTTTTGATGAATAAAACGATTGAGCTTTCGTTTTCGTTCGATTGAATGTAATTGAATATTCAAGAGGGTTATTCGTTTGTTGTGTTAAGGTTTGAATAAAGCAAATCTTATCCATTTGTTTGAGAATATATTCATTTGATGCTTTATTCATCTTATTTATTGTTTAGTGATTTCCAAAATCAAAATCCTAAAGGAGTCAAATGAGAATGGGGGAAGCGGCAAAAAGCGTCCTGTTTGAAATTGAACGCATAAACATCATGAACGAAAAATCATGTTGGGAAGAATTTGAATTGCCGTACCGCCTGAACATGAATGTCATTTCGGCTTTATTTGGTCGTCGACCGGAGCACCATGTTCGATACGCTGAAGAGATTGAAGGCCTGGATCCCGATCGACGGCATCTACGATCTGGGCGAAGGGCCGCGTATGCCTGAACGAAAGCATCAATGGGCTGACGAACTTTCAAAGTGCATGACATGCGGCGTTTGTTTGGAAGTATGCCCGAATGTGAATGACAAATCTGAATTTATCGGAGCGGCTCCGATTTCTCAGGTGCGCCTGATGAATGCCCACCCGACAGGGGCCATGAACAAAGATGAGCGGTTGAATTTGCTGATGGGTCCAGGCGGCATCCAACAATGCGGGATGGCGCAAAACTGCGTGGAATCCTGTCCAAAAGCCATTCCGTTGAAGACATCCATTGCAGCTATGAACCGCGACAAACCGTTCAGATGTTCAGGAATTTCTTCGGCAGCGATAATATGGTTAGGGAGGGAAAGTAAAGGGATATTGGTAAGGCAGCGAAAGCCAGCAGATTCACCCCATTACCACCAGATTCTTTAAAACAAACCAGGGCTGATTTTTAATTTGATCAGCCCTGGTTTGTTTTGATAAGGAATCCAATAATTTTTTAGCCAGCATCGCATAGCCATCTAGTTGCTTAAGTGAAAGAATGGATTGCGAAGGGCTGTTATTGACGGAAGTCCGAGAGAAGCGGTATCCTTATTTTCAATCAGTAAAGGAATAATATGCATTGAAAAAAAGGATCTGTTTTCATTGTCAGCAATTGTGAAATAGGAAGCAGTTTTTGAAAGAAGGGGGGTGGCAGTTTAAATGAGTAAAATAATGCTAATGCTGTCGGCTGCATTGCTTCTTTCAGCCTGCGGAGAAACTACAGCCGACAGCAGCAAAGAACTGCTCATATCTTCTGCATCCAGTTTGACCGATGTAATGCTTTCCGCTGAAAAAGCGTTTAACCAAACGCATCCTGATGTGGAAGTGGCCTTTAATTTTGGATCCTCCAGCAAGCTTCGGAACCAGATTGAGCAAGGCGCGCCGGTGGATCTTTTTTTATCAGCGAGTGCTCAAGATGTGGAAATGCTGAAGAAGGACGGACTGGTTCAGGAACAGACTATCCAAAATTTCGCTGAAAACCGGCTGGTATTGGCGTCAGTTGACCAAATAGAAGAAACCGACCCTGTACAGATGCTGAAGCATTCAAGCGGAGTGGTGGCGG is from Planococcus liqunii and encodes:
- the modA gene encoding molybdate ABC transporter substrate-binding protein, yielding MSKIMLMLSAALLLSACGETTADSSKELLISSASSLTDVMLSAEKAFNQTHPDVEVAFNFGSSSKLRNQIEQGAPVDLFLSASAQDVEMLKKDGLVQEQTIQNFAENRLVLASVDQIEETDPVQMLKHSSGVVAVGEPESVPVGFYTKEVLSRMGIWNALAGKLIFAKDARQVLSYIESGNAEMGVIYSSDAARSPNLQTAIELPLDGLEIVYPAAIMEGTNNKEAAKAFVEFLMSEEGQELLEEYGFVPVEGAQPDA
- a CDS encoding quinone oxidoreductase family protein, producing MEKQMNAAVLHRFGGPEEFRMEQVPLPEIAANEVLIKLQYSAVSSWDVFEREGGYAEMLGLEPSFPYILGSEGAGTVEAIGKDVDGFKKGDSVYTASFLNANGGTYAEYAAVGAQYVSLIPKSLGMREASAILGVGLTALRGLEDVLNLQKGGTILILGASGGVGHMAVQLAKMMGAEVIAVASSDDGVNLVQQLGIEKVVNGRSANALEQIKALVPNGIDNALFTAGGKLAQDLLELVRNEGCVAYPNGVQLDVNTAANLKVSSYNGEPEGEIIARLNHYIESKALTVHIAKEFQLEEIQAAHEALADHYSGKLIVGIDHE